Proteins co-encoded in one Medicago truncatula cultivar Jemalong A17 chromosome 8, MtrunA17r5.0-ANR, whole genome shotgun sequence genomic window:
- the LOC25501957 gene encoding magnesium transporter MRS2-F has product MGMLSKEEKEKAAVGMAATMVATVRGSKQKGIAKSWMVVFETGESRVEDIDKHSIMRRTGLPARDLRVFDTKLSQPSSILGREKAIIVNLEHIRAIITSNEVLMINSIDPFFIRFLQDLQKRVLLSNNIQVPMRGSDDVDSHCEVKPLLEELLPSVQSPTHFPNNESIGVAGVSAPKQLPFEFKALESCIESACTCLEYETQRLEEETYPALGELTSQISTLNLERVRQIKTRLVALSGRVHKVAYQIENLLDDDNDMAEMYLTQKLDAQLSDQTSVKEAYNEAFDEDIDKSERSYSDTYKSYDHKPDVEELEMLLEAYFAQINGILQKLSTLSEYVGNTKDYINIMLDDKQNQLLQASIILNTMNFIVNLGILVVGVFGMNIHIDLYQGQPSQFWATTSGTVLGCVLLFLVSIWWGKRYLLPQ; this is encoded by the exons ATGTTGAGTAAAGAAGAGAAGGAAAAAGCAGCAGTAGGGATGGCAGCGACAATGGTGGCGACAGTGAGAGGAAGTAAACAAAAGGGTATTGCAAAGAGTTGGATGGTAGTATTTGAAACAGGTGAATCACGTGTCGAGGATATCGACAAACACTCCATCATGCGACGAACAGGTTTACCTGCACGTGACCTTAGAGTCTTTGATACAAAGCTTTCTCAGCCTTCTTCTATCTTAGGACGAGAAAAAGCCATTATTGTTAACTTAGAACACATTAGAGCGATTATCACTTCGAATGAAGTGCTTATGATTAATTCAATTGACCCTTTCTTTATTCGCTTTCTTCAAGATCTTCAAAAGCGTGTTCTTCTTTCTAATAATATTCAAGTGCCCATGCGGGGGAGCGATGACGTTGATAGTCATTGTGAAGTCAAACCTTTGTTGGAGGAGTTGTTGCCATCGGTGCAGAGTCCTACTCATTTTCCAAATAATGAATCAATTGGCGTAGCAGGTGTGTCGGCTCCTAAGCAGCTTCCGTTTGAGTTCAAAGCTCTTGAGTCTTGTATTGAATCTGCTTGTACCTGCCTTGAATATGAG ACTCAAAGACTCGAAGAAGAGACTTACCCAGCTTTGGGTGAATTGACCTCTCAAATTAGTACTCTCAATCTTGAACGTGTAAGGCAGATCAAGACTCGTCTGGTTGCACTTTCTGGTCGTGTACATAAG GTCGCATATCAAATCGAAAATTTGTTGGATGATGATAATGACATGGCTGAAATGTACTTGACACAAAAGCTTGATGCTCAGTTATCAGACCAAACATCAGTAAAAGAAGCGTACAATGAAGCATTTGACGAAGATATAGACAAAAG TGAAAGATCATATTCGGATACATACAAATCCTATGATCATAAGCCTGATGTTGAAGAATTGGAAATGCTTTTAGAAGCATATTTTGCACAGATAAATGGAATCTTGCAAAAATTGTCCACT CTGAGTGAGTATGTGGGTAATACAAAGGACTACATCAACATAATGTTGGATGATAAGCAAAATCAGCTTCTACAAGCATCAATAATACTCAACACAATGAACTTCATAGTCAATTTGGGTATTCTGGTTGTTGGAGTGTTTGGCATGAATATTCATATTGATCTCTATCAAGGACAACCTAGTCAATTTTGGGCCACAACTAGTGGCACAGTCTTAGGTTGCGTGTTATTATTCCTTGTTTCTATTTGGTGGGGAAAAAGATATTTGCTCCCTCAATAG